A genomic window from Quercus lobata isolate SW786 unplaced genomic scaffold, ValleyOak3.0 Primary Assembly Scq3eQI_1998, whole genome shotgun sequence includes:
- the LOC115973370 gene encoding WAT1-related protein At5g07050-like isoform X1, with the protein MEMTRCLLLGFEASKAYLFLTLNELFLAVFMILVQSLTSNGVSALVLVVYEHVIATVLLSFLAFFLERNNRPPFSIKILCYAFLLGLLQISLSQVLFTMSLQFVASTYQSVGLNLIPSLVFVMALIFHQEKLKCWSINGQAKIWGLALTAAGALVVLLWKGPVVLNSMFNIQATSDVFTGSIMIIVGVLAKSFSNILVGHVIQFCPAELSLTAMMSLFGTIQTAVVSAFVISWSSWDLKWEKGLVLVTILLGGIVVTGLSYYVMTWSIKKKGPVFTSAFDPLLVVFSFFLQTFVLGNSAYLGSIVGAVLVILGLYLILWAKNNDMDNKGIVTDDSVYSPLIQP; encoded by the exons ATGGAGATGACAAGGTGTTTGTTGTTGGGGTTTGAGGCAAGCAAGGCATACTTGTTCCTCACTTTGAACGAACTCTTCCTTGCTGTATTCATGATATTGGTACAGTCACTAACCTCCAATGGCGTCAGTGCCCTCGTCCTTGTGGTCTACGAGCATGTCATCGCCACCGTTCTCTTGTCATTTCTCGCTTTCTTCCTTGAAAG GAACAATAGGCCTCCTTTCTCCATCAAGATACTATGCTATGCATTCCTGTTGGGGTTGTTGCA GATTTCTCTTAGCCAAGTGCTATTCACAATGTCCCTGCAATTTGTAGCATCAACCTATCAAAGCGTTGGGCTGAACTTGATCCCCTCACTAGTATTTGTAATGGCCCTCATTTTCCATCAAGAAAAGCTCAAATGTTGGAGCATCAACGGGCAAGCCAAGATATGGGGTTTAGCACTCACGGCTGCCGGGGCATTGGTTGTACTGTTGTGGAAGGGGCCAGTTGTGTTAAACTCTATGTTCAACATTCAAGCAACCAGTGATGTTTTCACTGGCAGCATAATGATAATTGTTGGAGTACTTGCAAAAAGCTTTTCCAATATTTTGgtg GGTCATGTCATTCAGTTTTGCCCAGCAGAACTATCCTTAACCGCAATGATGAGCTTATTTGGCACCATCCAAACTGCCGTAGTCTCTGCATTTGTGATATCATGGTCATCTTGGGATCTAAAGTGGGAAAAAGGGCTTGTCTTGGTTACCATACTACTTGGA GGAATTGTGGTGACAGGATTATCATATTATGTGATGACTTGGTCCATTAAGAAGAAGGGTCCTGTATTCACATCGGCATTTGACCCACTTTTAGtggttttctcattttttctacAGACATTTGTACTGGGAAATTCTGCATATTTGGGCAG CATTGTCGGAGCTGTTTTGGTTATACTTGGCCTGTACCTAATTCTCTGGGCAAAAAACAATGACATGGACAACAAAGGAATTGTGACTGATGATTCTGTTTACTCTCCCTTAATTCAACCATGA
- the LOC115973370 gene encoding WAT1-related protein At5g07050-like isoform X2, whose protein sequence is MLCIPVGVVAVKYNTSSCSTSLKFFSDQISSDHLIILHIWISLSQVLFTMSLQFVASTYQSVGLNLIPSLVFVMALIFHQEKLKCWSINGQAKIWGLALTAAGALVVLLWKGPVVLNSMFNIQATSDVFTGSIMIIVGVLAKSFSNILVGHVIQFCPAELSLTAMMSLFGTIQTAVVSAFVISWSSWDLKWEKGLVLVTILLGGIVVTGLSYYVMTWSIKKKGPVFTSAFDPLLVVFSFFLQTFVLGNSAYLGSIVGAVLVILGLYLILWAKNNDMDNKGIVTDDSVYSPLIQP, encoded by the exons ATGCTATGCATTCCTGTTGGGGTTGTTGCAGTTAAGTATAACACTTCTTCTTGTTCTACGAGCTTGAAGTTTTTCTCAGATCAGATTAGTTCAGATCACTTGATAATTTTACACATATG GATTTCTCTTAGCCAAGTGCTATTCACAATGTCCCTGCAATTTGTAGCATCAACCTATCAAAGCGTTGGGCTGAACTTGATCCCCTCACTAGTATTTGTAATGGCCCTCATTTTCCATCAAGAAAAGCTCAAATGTTGGAGCATCAACGGGCAAGCCAAGATATGGGGTTTAGCACTCACGGCTGCCGGGGCATTGGTTGTACTGTTGTGGAAGGGGCCAGTTGTGTTAAACTCTATGTTCAACATTCAAGCAACCAGTGATGTTTTCACTGGCAGCATAATGATAATTGTTGGAGTACTTGCAAAAAGCTTTTCCAATATTTTGgtg GGTCATGTCATTCAGTTTTGCCCAGCAGAACTATCCTTAACCGCAATGATGAGCTTATTTGGCACCATCCAAACTGCCGTAGTCTCTGCATTTGTGATATCATGGTCATCTTGGGATCTAAAGTGGGAAAAAGGGCTTGTCTTGGTTACCATACTACTTGGA GGAATTGTGGTGACAGGATTATCATATTATGTGATGACTTGGTCCATTAAGAAGAAGGGTCCTGTATTCACATCGGCATTTGACCCACTTTTAGtggttttctcattttttctacAGACATTTGTACTGGGAAATTCTGCATATTTGGGCAG CATTGTCGGAGCTGTTTTGGTTATACTTGGCCTGTACCTAATTCTCTGGGCAAAAAACAATGACATGGACAACAAAGGAATTGTGACTGATGATTCTGTTTACTCTCCCTTAATTCAACCATGA